A stretch of Castanea sativa cultivar Marrone di Chiusa Pesio chromosome 2, ASM4071231v1 DNA encodes these proteins:
- the LOC142626304 gene encoding type I inositol polyphosphate 5-phosphatase 5 produces the protein MAPATELQDIRLFVATWNVGGKTPNNGLNLEDFLQPEDSADIYVLGFQEIVPLSAGNVLVIEDNEPAVKWLALISQALNKPQYESIYSSSDIGPGSKVSNNNITRDSSKCTSSLNFFQRPSLRAIRRSFRADSTLLKSCNCQDSLSRERWRVRKLSEPSSKLYSSGSHQISRHSSVDEYLSIADIPFSPTSPSSPSLPSPTSHSQMSYSLVASKQMVGIFLSVWARKELVPHIGHLRVSSVGRGIMGCFGNKGCISMSMSLHQTSFCFVCSHLASGEKEGDELKRNADVSEILKCTQFPKICKNPNSRAPERINDHDRVIWLGDLNYRVALTYEETRVLLEDNDWDTLLEKDQLNLEREAGRVFPGFDEGRIYFAPTYKYTHNSDSYAGETVKSKKKRRTPAWCDRILWRGNGIEQLSYIRGESRFSDHRPVCAVFTVEVEIENKNNNRFRMGYTCAGQRFDFEDCIPQRHSLYEL, from the exons ATGGCGCCAGCAACTGAACTACAAGATATTAG ATTATTCGTAGCAACATGGAATGTGGGAGGAAAGACACCCAACAATGGCCTCAACCTTGAAGACTTTTTGCAGCCCGAGGACTCTGCAGACATATATGTATTGGG GTTTCAAGAAATTGTTCCTCTAAGTGCTGGAAACGTTTTGGTGATAGAAGACAATGAACCTGCAGTAAAATGGCTGGCTCTTATAAGCCAAGCACTGAATAAACCACAGTATGAATCCATCTACTCTTCTTCTGATATAGGGCCTGGTTCCAAAGTCTCAAACAACAACATCACGAGGGACTCATCAAAGTGCACAAGCAGTCTTAACTTCTTCCAAAGGCCTTCTCTCAGAGCAATTAGAAGGAGTTTCAGGGCAGATAGTACTCTTCTTAAGAGCTGTAATTGTCAGGACTCACTTTCCAGAGAGAGGTGGAGGGTACGAAAACTTAGTGAACCCTCAAGTAAATTATACTCATCAGGATCTCATCAGATCAGTCGCCATAGTAGTGTGGATGAATACCTTTCCATTGCAGATATACCTTTCTCACCGACTTCACCTTCCTCACCCTCCTTACCCTCACCCACTTCACACAGCCAGATGAGTTACTCTCTTGTAGCAAGCAAGCAAATGGTGGGTATTTTCCTGTCTGTATGGGCTAGGAAGGAGTTAGTGCCACATATTGGCCATCTCAGAGTCTCCTCAGTAGGAAGAGGAATAATGGGTTGCTTTGGAAACAAG GGATGTATATCAATGAGCATGTCATTGCACCAAACAAGCTTTTGCTTTGTATGCAGTCACTTGGCTTCTGGGGAGAAGGAGGGTGATGAACTGAAGAGGAATGCTGATGTGAGTGAAATCCTGAAGTGTACACAATTCCCTAAGATCTGCAAGAATCCAAATAGCCGAGCCCCAGAAAGAATTAATGATCACGA TCGAGTAATTTGGCTTGGAGATTTGAATTATCGGGTAGCTTTGACCTATGAGGAAACAAGGGTTCTGTTGGAGGATAATGATTGGGACACTCTCCTCGAGAAGGATCAG TTGAATTTAGAGAGGGAAGCAGGTAGAGTATTTCCTGGTTTTGACGAGGGAAGGATATACTTTGCCCCCACTTATAAGTATACACACAATTCAGATTCTTATGCTGGGGAAACAGTCAAATCCAAGAAGAAACGCCGCACCCCTGCATg GTGCGATAGGATATTATGGCGTGGCAATGGCATTGAGCAGCTATCTTATATTCGTGGAGAATCAAGATTCTCGGATCACAGACCTGTGTGTGCTGTCTTTACAGTGGAAGTGGAAATAGAGAACAAGAACAATAATAGGTTCAGAATGGGCTATACATGCGCTGGTCAAAGATTTGATTTTGAAGATTGCATTCCTCAGAGGCACAGTTTGTATGAGTTATAA